A single window of Rhodamnia argentea isolate NSW1041297 chromosome 5, ASM2092103v1, whole genome shotgun sequence DNA harbors:
- the LOC115756920 gene encoding uncharacterized protein LOC115756920 yields MNPHSLSSSWKRTTPSSVSGFYNFLTQALDDLDSSFLSSSSSSSSSTYGNNFMSVQHLQQVLRSLQSVHSQLTSLVHELRLPVGEKWLNEYMDESDRIWEACSVIKFGLSRMERYCATALNALGLNDHHLDHLQVLRAIDECRREVLVLEVENRHLMEARVQPLSLCFNENIPLESNFNGFSGFRGALYAMRNVSSLLLTILLSGLVYTWPDSVFHHGGYEDHAVFGSNFMISSSRIQQRMASEIDRMSWGSPPAPPILLYELRRARHSMEELRGQLERGGEEAEHHHHHHRHHQVGQEHVQDRVENLKGLIGCLRSGVESVMVQLDDLFDEIVEARKNLLDLCSRR; encoded by the exons ATGAATCCACACTCACTATCATCATCATGGAAGAGGACCACCCCTTCATCGGTCAGTGGCTTCTACAACTTCCTCACACAAGCACTCGACGACTTGGATTCTTCTTTCTTATCCTCATCGTCGTCCTCATCGTCATCGACCTACGGCAACAACTTCATGTCAGTCCAGCATCTGCAGCAAGTCCTCCGCTCGCTCCAGTCGGTCCACTCCCAGTTGACCTCTCTCGTCCACGAGCTCCGCCTCCCCGTGGGCGAGAAGTGGCTCAACGAGTACATGGACGAGAGTGACAGGATCTGGGAAGCTTGTAGCGTTATCAAGTTCGGCCTCTCTCGAATGGAGAGGTACTGCGCGACGGCTTTGAATGCCCTCGGCTTAAATGATCATCACTTGGATCATTTGCAG GTACTTCGGGCTATCGATGAATGCAGAAGAGAGGTGTTGGTGTTGGAGGTGGAGAACAGGCACTTAATGGAAGCAAGAGTTCAACCACTCTCGCTGTGCTTCAATGAGAACATCCCGTTGGAGTCCAACTTCAATGGCTTCAGTGGCTTCAGGGGTGCCCTCTATGCCATGAGGAATGTGAGCTCATTGCTCTTGACGATCCTCCTCTCCGGCCTCGTCTACACTTGGCCGGACTCGGTCTTCCACCACGGCGGGTACGAGGACCACGCCGTGTTCGGGTCGAATTTCATGATCTCTTCGTCGAGGATCCAGCAGAGGATGGCCAGCGAGATCGACCGGATGAGCTGGGGGTCACCGCCGGCGCCGCCGATCCTCCTCTACGAGCTCAGGAGGGCGAGGCACAGCATGGAGGAACTCAGGGGGCAGTTGGAGAGGGGGGGTGAAGAGGCtgagcatcatcatcatcatcatcgtcatcatcaagTGGGGCAGGAACATGTGCAAGACAGGGTTGAGAATTTGAAGGGATTGATTGGGTGTTTGAGAAGTGGGGTGGAGAGTGTGATGGTACAACTTGATGATTTGTTTGATGAAATAGTTGAGGCAAGGAAGAATCTTTTGGACTTGTGTAGCCGTAGAtag
- the LOC115756919 gene encoding ATP-dependent DNA helicase Q-like 4A isoform X2, protein MQTRRELGDDELPKVNWSQHANAHDNFSNQSKFLSSNFLYSLPNQKPPVEESMGSRSMVFSMINPQRLPSNQVDKAWLALSSLQISSRTYITPGKTLPVKDDNADHSDKVSRTVLKNSTSSNDHCHSWKSNKKLNGLTTRIDLSNSYVSNPAVLANYEAAEGGGRARRSGNGILEVNKTHCDVSAAAVNRDSMPNAHMKSSGGVLADELDDDDILESIDVDQIVMEHYQSTSTPQSSSHKLPHITPNVEKDSLQQDESCLPEELRLNCSHGLKLGLCPDAANHLQEMKDNLIAISNELLDNVTELTPEVVENLRRDRSHLNRQIQQLENHLRSLTVDEERRQSHFSASAAPPKSLLHETPRSFGSRVEPFRLEAHVQPHNEPGSYDRWNSPSVSFTSDKFPASSGPVERDLYIQKPVEVNYIEGSVDKKWSSRSFPWTKSLEDHNKKVFGNHSFRPNQREIINATMSRCDVFVLMPTGGGKSLTYQLPALICPGVTLVISPLVSLIQDQIMHLLQANIPATYLSANMDWSEQQEILRELNSDYCKFKLLYVTPEKVAKSDVLLRHLESLHARELLARIVIDEAHCVSQWGHDFRPDYQGLGILKQKFPSTPVLALTATATASVKEDVVRALSLVNCIIFRQSFNRPNLWYVVIPKTKKCLEDIDKFIKENHFDECGIIYCLSRMDCEKVAEKLQEYGHKAAFYHGSMDSAQRAFVQKQWSKDEINIICATVAFGMGINKPDVRFVIHHSLPKSIEGYHQECGRAGRDGQRSSCVLYYSYSDYIRVKHMISQGVAEQNPFSNGYNCINMANSGRILETNTDNLLRMVSYCENDVDCRRLLQLVHFGEKFDSNNCRNTCDNCLKIKSFVEKDVTEIAKQLVELVKLTGQQFSSAHLLEVYRGSLSQYVKKHRHEKLNLHGAGKHLSKGEASRVLRHLVTEDLLVEDVRKSDLYGSLSSILKVNESKAYNLCSGRQSIILRFPSLAKMSKSGKSDVTPAKALLTSGKLSPQVDSPAQPQAQGDLILSAKLYTSLRMLRTILVKEAGDGVMAYHIFGNATLQHISKRVPRTKEELLEINGIGKAKVTKYGDRLLETIETTIREYQGTDNRNSSSSNDSVDSMKRRREANGGTKPNCEEDDDFTRSTGRSKKRATIMEAQNYNNQDVKEPGDDIAYIDDLDFEDSDFNVDVDVSNVNSAGRMLPSWSKS, encoded by the exons GCTTGGCTTGCTCTTTCTAGTCTTCAGATATCTTCTAGGACGTACATAACACCTGGGAAGACTTTGCCGGTCAAGGATGATAATGCTGATCATTCTGATAAAGTTAGCAGAACTGTCTTAAAGAACTCAACCAGTAGCAATGATCATTGTCATTCATGGAAAAGCAATAAGAAGTTAAATGGCTTGACTACCAGGATTGATTTGTCAAATAGTTACGTGTCAAATCCAGCTGTTTTGGCCAATTATGAGGCTGCAGAAGGGGGAGGTCGAGCTAGGCGAAGTGGAAATGGCATTTTAGAGGTGAATAAAACACATTGTGATGTTTCTGCAGCAGCAGTAAACAGAGACAGCATGCCTAATGCACATATGAAATCATCAGGGGGAGTTTTGGCTGATGAGCTAGATGACGATGACATTCTAGAG AGTATTGATGTCGACCAGATTGTAATGGAGCATTATCAATCTACTTCAACACCTCAATCATCAAGCCATAAGCTTCCGCACATAACTCCAAATGTGGAAAAGGATAGTTTACAACAAGATGAAAGTTGTTTGCCTGAGGAGCTGCGTTTGAATTGCAGTCATGGGTTAAAG CTAGGCCTTTGCCCAGACGCTGCAAATCATTTGCAGGAAATGAAGGACAATTTAATTGCAATATCCAACGAGCTCCTTGACAATGTGACTGAACTAACTCCAGAAGTGGTGGAGAATCTTCGTCGTGATAG GTCACACCTCAATAGGCAAATTCAGCAGCTTGAGAATCATCTTCGCTCTCTTACGGTTGATGAGGAAAGAAGACAGTCTCATTTTTCTGCATCCGCAGCGCCTCCGAAGTCTTTGCTACATGAAACACCTCGATCATTTGGATCTAGGGTAGAACCTTTTAGACTAGAAGCCCATGTTCAACCACACAATGAGCCTGGCAGTTATGATAGATGGAACTCGCCATCAGTTTCTTTCACTTCAGATAAGTTTCCTGCTTCATCAGGTCCTGTGGAGAGAGACTTGTACATTCAAAAGCCTGTGGAAGTTAATTATATTGAAGGTTCAGTTGACAAGAAGTGGAGCAGTAGGAGCTTCCCATGGACAAAAAGCTTGGAG GATCATAACAAAAAAGTATTTGGGAACCATTCTTTCCGCCCAAACCAACGCGAAATCATAAATGCCACCATGAGTAGATGtgatgtttttgttttaatGCCGACTGGAGGTGGAAAAAGCTTGACATACCAG CTTCCAGCTCTAATATGTCCAGGGGTGACATTAGTTATCTCACCCCTCGTTTCACTTATTCAAGATCAAATAATGCATTTGTTGCAG GCTAATATACCTGCTACTTACTTAAGTGCTAACATGGACTGGAGTGAACAGCAGGAGATCCTTCGAGAACTCAATTCTGATTATTGCAAATTCAAGCTCCTATATGTCACGCCTGAGAAGGTTGCCAA AAGTGACGTTTTGTTGCGGCATTTGGAAAGCTTACATGCTCGTGAACTTCTTGCTAGGATTGTCATCGACGAAGCTCATTGTGTGAGCCAATGGGGTCATGATTTTAGACCCGACTATCAG GGTCTTGGTATTCTGAAGCAGAAGTTCCCCAGCACTCCAGTTTTAGCTTTAACTGCTACTGCAACAGCCAGTGTCAAAGAAGATGTTGTCCGAGCTCTTTCTCTTGTCAACTGCATTATTTTCCGGCAGAGTTTTAATCGTCCAAACTTATG GTATGTTGTCATTCCAAAGACAAAAAAGTGTCTGGAGGACATTGAcaaattcataaaagaaaatcattttgatgAATGCGGGATAATTTATTGTCTTTCAAGAATGGACTGCGAGAAGGTTGCCGAAAAGCTGCAG GAATATGGACATAAAGCAGCATTTTACCATGGGAGCATGGATTCTGCTCAACGAGCATTTGTCCAAAAGCAGTGGAGCAAAGATGAGATCAATATCATCTGTGCCACAGTGGCATTTGGAATGG GTATCAACAAGCCAGATGTTCGCTTTGTAATTCATCATTCTCTCCCTAAATCAATTGAAGGTTATCACCAG GAATGTGGTCGTGCTGGACGAGATGGTCAGCGTTCGTCTTGCGTGTTGTACTACAGTTACAGTGATTAT ATACGTGTAAAGCATATGATTAGCCAAGGAGTAGCAGAGCAAAATCCATTCTCAAATGGTTATAACTGTATCAATATGGCGAATTCAGGAAGGATACTTGAAACGAATACTGACAATCTGCTGCGCATG GTCAGTTACTGTGAGAATGATGTCGACTGTCGACGTCTCCTGCAGCTTGttcattttggagaaaaatttgattccaataaTTGCAGAAATACGTGCGACAATTGCCTCAAGATCAAAAGTTTTGTTGAGAAGGATGTGACTGAGATTGCAAAGCAATTG GTTGAGTTGGTGAAGTTAACAGGGCAGCAGTTTTCTTCAGCTCATCTATTAGAAGTTTACAGGGGTTCTTTGAGTCAATAt GTCAAAAAGCATCGGCAtgaaaagttgaatttgcatggAGCTGGGAAACATCTATCAAAGGGAGAAGCTTCCCGTGTGCTACGGCATCTTGTTACTGAAGATTTACTGGTTGAAGATGTTAGGAAAAGTGACCTTTATGGATCTTTGTCATCAATACTGAAG GTGAATGAATCCAAGGCTTACAATCTTTGCTCTGGGAGACAATCTATCATACTGAg ATTTCCTTCCTTGGCAAAGATGTCTAAGTCCGGCAAATCTGATGTGACTCCTGCCAAAGCATTGTTGACGTCTGGGAAATTAAGTCCTCAAGTAGACAGTCCTGCTCAACCTCAAGCTCAAGGAGATCTG ATCCTGTCAGCCAAATTATACACTTCGTTGCGTATGCTTCGGACTATTCTTGTTAAGGAAGCTGGGGATGGGGTCATGGCATATCACATATTTGG CAATGCTACCCTTCAGCATATCAGCAAAAGAGTTCCCAGAACAAAGGAAGAACTGCTTGAAATCAATGGCATTGGCAA GGCAAAGGTAACCAAGTATGGAGATCGGTTGCTAGAAACCATAGAAACCACCATTAGGGAATACCAGGGAACAGATAATAGAAACAGCAGCAGTAGCAATGATAGTGTGGATTCCATGAAACGGAGAAGAGAGGCAAATGGAGGCACAAAACCCAATTGCGAAGAGGATGATGACTTCACAAGAAGCACTGGCCGCTCTAAGAAAAGAGCCACGATAATGGAGGCCCAAAATTACAATAATCAAGATGTCAAGGAGCCAGGCGATGACATTGCATATATCGAtgatttggattttgaggattctGACTTTAATGTCGATGTTGATGTGTCAAACGTTAACAGTGCTGGAAGAATGCTGCCTTCATGGTCAAAGTCCTGA
- the LOC115756919 gene encoding ATP-dependent DNA helicase Q-like 4A isoform X1: MQTRRRELGDDELPKVNWSQHANAHDNFSNQSKFLSSNFLYSLPNQKPPVEESMGSRSMVFSMINPQRLPSNQVDKAWLALSSLQISSRTYITPGKTLPVKDDNADHSDKVSRTVLKNSTSSNDHCHSWKSNKKLNGLTTRIDLSNSYVSNPAVLANYEAAEGGGRARRSGNGILEVNKTHCDVSAAAVNRDSMPNAHMKSSGGVLADELDDDDILESIDVDQIVMEHYQSTSTPQSSSHKLPHITPNVEKDSLQQDESCLPEELRLNCSHGLKLGLCPDAANHLQEMKDNLIAISNELLDNVTELTPEVVENLRRDRSHLNRQIQQLENHLRSLTVDEERRQSHFSASAAPPKSLLHETPRSFGSRVEPFRLEAHVQPHNEPGSYDRWNSPSVSFTSDKFPASSGPVERDLYIQKPVEVNYIEGSVDKKWSSRSFPWTKSLEDHNKKVFGNHSFRPNQREIINATMSRCDVFVLMPTGGGKSLTYQLPALICPGVTLVISPLVSLIQDQIMHLLQANIPATYLSANMDWSEQQEILRELNSDYCKFKLLYVTPEKVAKSDVLLRHLESLHARELLARIVIDEAHCVSQWGHDFRPDYQGLGILKQKFPSTPVLALTATATASVKEDVVRALSLVNCIIFRQSFNRPNLWYVVIPKTKKCLEDIDKFIKENHFDECGIIYCLSRMDCEKVAEKLQEYGHKAAFYHGSMDSAQRAFVQKQWSKDEINIICATVAFGMGINKPDVRFVIHHSLPKSIEGYHQECGRAGRDGQRSSCVLYYSYSDYIRVKHMISQGVAEQNPFSNGYNCINMANSGRILETNTDNLLRMVSYCENDVDCRRLLQLVHFGEKFDSNNCRNTCDNCLKIKSFVEKDVTEIAKQLVELVKLTGQQFSSAHLLEVYRGSLSQYVKKHRHEKLNLHGAGKHLSKGEASRVLRHLVTEDLLVEDVRKSDLYGSLSSILKVNESKAYNLCSGRQSIILRFPSLAKMSKSGKSDVTPAKALLTSGKLSPQVDSPAQPQAQGDLILSAKLYTSLRMLRTILVKEAGDGVMAYHIFGNATLQHISKRVPRTKEELLEINGIGKAKVTKYGDRLLETIETTIREYQGTDNRNSSSSNDSVDSMKRRREANGGTKPNCEEDDDFTRSTGRSKKRATIMEAQNYNNQDVKEPGDDIAYIDDLDFEDSDFNVDVDVSNVNSAGRMLPSWSKS; encoded by the exons GCTTGGCTTGCTCTTTCTAGTCTTCAGATATCTTCTAGGACGTACATAACACCTGGGAAGACTTTGCCGGTCAAGGATGATAATGCTGATCATTCTGATAAAGTTAGCAGAACTGTCTTAAAGAACTCAACCAGTAGCAATGATCATTGTCATTCATGGAAAAGCAATAAGAAGTTAAATGGCTTGACTACCAGGATTGATTTGTCAAATAGTTACGTGTCAAATCCAGCTGTTTTGGCCAATTATGAGGCTGCAGAAGGGGGAGGTCGAGCTAGGCGAAGTGGAAATGGCATTTTAGAGGTGAATAAAACACATTGTGATGTTTCTGCAGCAGCAGTAAACAGAGACAGCATGCCTAATGCACATATGAAATCATCAGGGGGAGTTTTGGCTGATGAGCTAGATGACGATGACATTCTAGAG AGTATTGATGTCGACCAGATTGTAATGGAGCATTATCAATCTACTTCAACACCTCAATCATCAAGCCATAAGCTTCCGCACATAACTCCAAATGTGGAAAAGGATAGTTTACAACAAGATGAAAGTTGTTTGCCTGAGGAGCTGCGTTTGAATTGCAGTCATGGGTTAAAG CTAGGCCTTTGCCCAGACGCTGCAAATCATTTGCAGGAAATGAAGGACAATTTAATTGCAATATCCAACGAGCTCCTTGACAATGTGACTGAACTAACTCCAGAAGTGGTGGAGAATCTTCGTCGTGATAG GTCACACCTCAATAGGCAAATTCAGCAGCTTGAGAATCATCTTCGCTCTCTTACGGTTGATGAGGAAAGAAGACAGTCTCATTTTTCTGCATCCGCAGCGCCTCCGAAGTCTTTGCTACATGAAACACCTCGATCATTTGGATCTAGGGTAGAACCTTTTAGACTAGAAGCCCATGTTCAACCACACAATGAGCCTGGCAGTTATGATAGATGGAACTCGCCATCAGTTTCTTTCACTTCAGATAAGTTTCCTGCTTCATCAGGTCCTGTGGAGAGAGACTTGTACATTCAAAAGCCTGTGGAAGTTAATTATATTGAAGGTTCAGTTGACAAGAAGTGGAGCAGTAGGAGCTTCCCATGGACAAAAAGCTTGGAG GATCATAACAAAAAAGTATTTGGGAACCATTCTTTCCGCCCAAACCAACGCGAAATCATAAATGCCACCATGAGTAGATGtgatgtttttgttttaatGCCGACTGGAGGTGGAAAAAGCTTGACATACCAG CTTCCAGCTCTAATATGTCCAGGGGTGACATTAGTTATCTCACCCCTCGTTTCACTTATTCAAGATCAAATAATGCATTTGTTGCAG GCTAATATACCTGCTACTTACTTAAGTGCTAACATGGACTGGAGTGAACAGCAGGAGATCCTTCGAGAACTCAATTCTGATTATTGCAAATTCAAGCTCCTATATGTCACGCCTGAGAAGGTTGCCAA AAGTGACGTTTTGTTGCGGCATTTGGAAAGCTTACATGCTCGTGAACTTCTTGCTAGGATTGTCATCGACGAAGCTCATTGTGTGAGCCAATGGGGTCATGATTTTAGACCCGACTATCAG GGTCTTGGTATTCTGAAGCAGAAGTTCCCCAGCACTCCAGTTTTAGCTTTAACTGCTACTGCAACAGCCAGTGTCAAAGAAGATGTTGTCCGAGCTCTTTCTCTTGTCAACTGCATTATTTTCCGGCAGAGTTTTAATCGTCCAAACTTATG GTATGTTGTCATTCCAAAGACAAAAAAGTGTCTGGAGGACATTGAcaaattcataaaagaaaatcattttgatgAATGCGGGATAATTTATTGTCTTTCAAGAATGGACTGCGAGAAGGTTGCCGAAAAGCTGCAG GAATATGGACATAAAGCAGCATTTTACCATGGGAGCATGGATTCTGCTCAACGAGCATTTGTCCAAAAGCAGTGGAGCAAAGATGAGATCAATATCATCTGTGCCACAGTGGCATTTGGAATGG GTATCAACAAGCCAGATGTTCGCTTTGTAATTCATCATTCTCTCCCTAAATCAATTGAAGGTTATCACCAG GAATGTGGTCGTGCTGGACGAGATGGTCAGCGTTCGTCTTGCGTGTTGTACTACAGTTACAGTGATTAT ATACGTGTAAAGCATATGATTAGCCAAGGAGTAGCAGAGCAAAATCCATTCTCAAATGGTTATAACTGTATCAATATGGCGAATTCAGGAAGGATACTTGAAACGAATACTGACAATCTGCTGCGCATG GTCAGTTACTGTGAGAATGATGTCGACTGTCGACGTCTCCTGCAGCTTGttcattttggagaaaaatttgattccaataaTTGCAGAAATACGTGCGACAATTGCCTCAAGATCAAAAGTTTTGTTGAGAAGGATGTGACTGAGATTGCAAAGCAATTG GTTGAGTTGGTGAAGTTAACAGGGCAGCAGTTTTCTTCAGCTCATCTATTAGAAGTTTACAGGGGTTCTTTGAGTCAATAt GTCAAAAAGCATCGGCAtgaaaagttgaatttgcatggAGCTGGGAAACATCTATCAAAGGGAGAAGCTTCCCGTGTGCTACGGCATCTTGTTACTGAAGATTTACTGGTTGAAGATGTTAGGAAAAGTGACCTTTATGGATCTTTGTCATCAATACTGAAG GTGAATGAATCCAAGGCTTACAATCTTTGCTCTGGGAGACAATCTATCATACTGAg ATTTCCTTCCTTGGCAAAGATGTCTAAGTCCGGCAAATCTGATGTGACTCCTGCCAAAGCATTGTTGACGTCTGGGAAATTAAGTCCTCAAGTAGACAGTCCTGCTCAACCTCAAGCTCAAGGAGATCTG ATCCTGTCAGCCAAATTATACACTTCGTTGCGTATGCTTCGGACTATTCTTGTTAAGGAAGCTGGGGATGGGGTCATGGCATATCACATATTTGG CAATGCTACCCTTCAGCATATCAGCAAAAGAGTTCCCAGAACAAAGGAAGAACTGCTTGAAATCAATGGCATTGGCAA GGCAAAGGTAACCAAGTATGGAGATCGGTTGCTAGAAACCATAGAAACCACCATTAGGGAATACCAGGGAACAGATAATAGAAACAGCAGCAGTAGCAATGATAGTGTGGATTCCATGAAACGGAGAAGAGAGGCAAATGGAGGCACAAAACCCAATTGCGAAGAGGATGATGACTTCACAAGAAGCACTGGCCGCTCTAAGAAAAGAGCCACGATAATGGAGGCCCAAAATTACAATAATCAAGATGTCAAGGAGCCAGGCGATGACATTGCATATATCGAtgatttggattttgaggattctGACTTTAATGTCGATGTTGATGTGTCAAACGTTAACAGTGCTGGAAGAATGCTGCCTTCATGGTCAAAGTCCTGA